Within the Ochrobactrum sp. Marseille-Q0166 genome, the region AGCGCTCTACGATCATGCGTGATCTGACAACTGGTCCCCGCGTGCTGCTGAAGCGGTTGCGCGAATTGATGGCGGAACCGCTGGAGCCGCAAGAACGCCTTGACCGGATCGTCCGTGAAATCGCGCAAAATATGGTTGCGGAAGTTTGTTCCTTCTACATTCTTCGTGCGGATGGCGTTCTTGAGCTTTATGCAACCGAAGGTCTCAATCCACAGTCTGTTCACTTGGCGCAGTTGCGTTTGGGGCAGGGGCTCGTCGGTACAATTGCCGCCAGCGCACGCCCTTTGAACCTGACTGATGCGCAAAGCCATCCCGCCTTCGCCTATCTGCCTGAAACGGGTGAAGAAGCCTATAATTCATTCCTCGGTGTCCCTGTTCTTCGCGCTGGTCGCACTTTGGGCGTTCTTGTCGTCCAGAATCAGACCAAGCGGGCATATCGCGAAGACGAGGTTGAAGCACTTGAGACGACAGCTATGGTTCTTGCGGAGATTATCGCGACTGGCGATGGTCTGCGGCTGGCGCGTCCGGGTATCGAACTTGATCTCGGCCGTCCGATGAGTGTTACGGGCAACGCGCTCAATGACGGCATCGGCCTTGGTCATGTCGTGCTGCACGAGCCGCGTATCGTTGTAACTAATCTCTTCAATGAAGACAGTCAGGCAGAGTTAACACGACTGGAAACGGCACTCGGATCTCTGCGTATTTCCATCGATGACATGCTGTCGCGCCGTGATGTGGCTGTGGAAGGTGAGCATCGCGAAGTATTGGAAGCCTATCGCATGTTTGCGCATGATCGTGGCTGGGTGCGTCGTCTGGAAGAAGCTATACATAATGGTCTGACGGCGGAAGCAGCGGTCGAAAAGGTGCAGAGCGACACGCGCGCGCGCATGGTACATCTGACCGATCCTTATATGCGTGAACGTCTGTCCGATTTTGATGATCTGGCAAACCGCCTGCTGCGTCAGCTCATGGGGCGGGATGTGAAAACCATCGCCGAATCACTGGCTAAGGATGCCATTATCGTCGCACGTACGATGGGGGCTGCCGAGCTACTCGACTATCCACGTGAGCGCTTGCGTGGCGTTGTTCTGGAAGATGGCGCAGCCACCAGCCATGTAGTGATTGTTGCGCGCGCGATGGGTATTCCCGTGGTTGGTCAGGCCAAGGGCGCTGTTTCCATGGCGGAAAATAACGATGCCGCTATTGTCGATGGTGATGAAGGCATTGTGCATCTGCGCCCACAGACGGATGTGGAAACTGCATATGCGGAAAAGGTACGCTTCCGGGCACGCCGTCAGGCGCTTTATCGGGAATCGCGTGACAAGCCTGCATTGACAAAAGACGGCGTCGATATTTCGCTGTTGATGAATGCCGGGCTTCTGGTTGATCTGCCGCAGCTTTCTGCGTCGGGCGCCGCAGGCATTGGTTTGTTTCGTACCGAGCTTCAGTTCATGGTGGCGTCGACCTTCCCACGTGCAGAACAGCAGGAACGTCTTTACCGTTCGGTGATTGAAGCGGCTGGTAACAAGCCAGTAACTTTCCGAACGCTTGATATTGGTGGCGATAAGGTGCTTCCATATTTCCGCGCAACCGGTCAGGAAGAAAACCCGGCTCTTGGCTGGCGCGCGATCCGTCTGACGTTGGATCGGCCCGGTTTGTTACGCACCCAGTTGCGCGCGCTTTTGAAAGCGGCCGGTGGTCGTGAGCTCAAAATCATGCTGCCGATGGTGACAGAAGTCAGCGAAGTGAAGGCTGCACGCGAGATCATTGATCGCGAAGTGCGTCATCTTTCGCGCTTTGCACACACGTTGCCACTTAATCTTAAGCTTGGCGCAATGATCGAAGTGCCAGCGCTTTTATGGCAGCTCGATGAGCTGATGTCGCTGGTGGATTTTGTCTCCGTTGGTTCTAACGATCTGTTCCAGTTTTTGATGGCGGTTGATCGCGGAAACTCGCTGATTTCTGGCCGTTTTGATCAGCTGTCGCCTGCATTTCTGCGTACACTGCGTCACATTGTGGATGCAGGTAATCGGCACGGTAAGCCGGTGACATTGTGCGGTGAAATGGCAGGGCGTCCACTGACAGCGATGGCGCTGATAGGTCTTGGTTTCCGCTCAATTTCGATGTCGGCCGCAAGCATTGGTCCAGTTAAAGCAATGCTGGCAGCGCTTGATGTGAGTGAGCTGAATGCTTTGCTGAATGACAAGCTGGACAAGCCAAACGGTGCGCATTCGCTACGCGAATTGCTGCTTCAGTTTGCAGAAGACAACGATATTCCGCTATAGCGTAGAAAATTGCATTTTATCATTGGGTATAGCGCCTTTTGTGCTGTGCCCGATTTTGTTTATTCTCACTTCGAGAAAATTTAGGACATAGCAATGACAGCCTTGCCACAGGACCGGATGGACCAGCTTTTGAAGCGGTTCTCGATGATTGAAAGCCAGATGGCAAACAATCCTGATTCCGCCACCTATGTGAAACTGGCTTCGGAATATTCGGAGCTGCAGGATGTTGTCGGTAAAATTCGCGAGCTGACAGACGCACGCAATGAGGCGCGAGATCTTACAGCGATGCGTGATGATGCATCTACAGATGCTGAAATGCGTGCATTGGCTGTGGAAGAATTGCCAGAGGTCGAAAAGCGCATTGAGACGCTAGAGCAGGAAGTGCAGATCCTGCTTCTGCCCAAAGATGCCGCTGACGAGAAAAATGCGATCCTTGAAATCCGCGCTGGCACAGGGGGACTTGAAGCCGCTCTTTTTGCCGGCGATCTCTTTCGTATGTATGAGCGTTTTGCTGCCGAAAAAGGCTGGCGTGTTGAGCTGGTTTCGGCAAGTGACGGCGATGCAGGTGGTTTTAAAGAAATTATTGCAACTGTTTCTGGCAAGGGCGTTTTTTCCAAGCTGAAGTTTGAATCAGGCGTTCATCGTGTGCAGCGCGTACCGGAAACCGAAGCAGGCGGCCGTATCCACACGTCCGCGGCAACGGTTGCCGTACTTCCCGAAGCGGAAGATATTGATATTGAAATCCGTAACGAAGATATTCGCATTGATACGATGCGCGCTTCGGGCGCGGGTGGTCAGCACGTCAATACGACCGATTCGGCCGTGCGTATTACGCATATTCCTACGGGCATTATGGTTGTTCAGGCGGAAAAATCGCAGCACCAGAACCGTGCACGCGCCATGCAGATCCTGCGTGCGCGTCTTTACGACATGGAGCGACAGAAGGCTGAGAGTGAACGTTCAGAATCACGCCGCAGTCAGGTTGGTTCTGGCGATCGCTCGGAGCGTATCCGCACCTATAATTTTCCGCAGGGCCGCGTGACCGACCACCGCATCAACCTGACGCTTTATAAACTCGATCGGGTGATGATGGGCGAGCTTGATGAGTTGGTCGATGCGCTGATTTCCGATCATCAAACAGCACTCCTGATGGAACTGGGCGAAAACGCGTGAGTGGTGAACGCCTTGATCAACTGATTTCGTCAAGTCGCAAGCGCTTGCGAGCAGCGGGCGTTGATACACCCGATCTTGATGCGCAGTTGCTTGTTGAATGGGCGACCGGTGCAACGCGGCTTGATCTGATTTCATGGCCGGAAAAGCTTATCGATGAAGCCAAGGTTATCCAGTTAAATGATGCGCTTGAGCGCCGCATAACAGGTGAGCCTGTGCATCGCATCATCGGGTTGCGTGAGTTTTATGGTCTGCCATTCCGGCTTTCACCGGAAACTCTCGAACCGCGCCCCGATACGGAAGCACTTGTCGAACTGGTTTCACCTTATCTCTACAAGCTGATCGAACATCATAGTCAGGCCGTGATGCTCGATATGGGCACCGGAACAGGTGCCATCGCGATTTCGCTTCTGCATAAATTTGAGAAGCTCAACGGCGTCGGGCTTGATGTTGCCGACGGTGCACTGGCCATGGCGCGGATCAATGCGGCGGCCAATGGCGTGAGCCAAAGGTTTGCTGCGCTTAAAAGCGACTGGTTCGCAAATGTAAGTGGCAAGTTTCATCTTATCGTCTCTAACCCGCCCTATATTCCAAGCAAGGAAATCGAAGATCTGTCGCGGGAAGTGCGCGAGCATGATCCAATGGCAGCCCTTGATGGCGGAGTTGACGGGCTTGATTTTTATCGCGCCCTTGCAAGCGGGGCCCACGCATACCTATATGATGATGGAATGATTGCCGTCGAAATTGGCGCAGGCCAGTTTGATGATGTGTGCGCTATTTTTGAAAGTGCTGATTTCCATTTGACCGATGTTGCTAGTGATCTCAGTGGCCATAGAAGGGCCATGGTTTTCATACATCAAGCTGTTGCGGGTGTTTGACGGGCTGAGTGTTAAAAAACGCTCGATGATCCAAAAAAGCGCTTGGAATTTACGGCGAAGCCGTTTAGTTTCCAGCCACCGTATACAGCCAGAATGGTTTTGCCCGCTTGTGGGCGGTGGCGGAAATGCTCCATGACGATTTAGGTCATGCTCCCGTGAGGTTTTCTCAGGGGATGGTTTGTACGGAAGCGCACGACTTTCAAAAATAGTTCCGAAGGGTTTTCTGTTCGGAGAGTCTTGCAAAATGCCAAGCCGAAAAGTTCGTGTTGTTCTTTTTGAGCAATGCGAAGCTCTTAACCATTCGATATGTGGGAAGTTTTAGGGTGTGCTTCCTCCATGGCTCGATAAAGCGAAGCCGGTGGCTTTAAGCTACGGAATTTGACGCCCTTTAATCTGAAAAGAGAAGACGATGAGGCCAGCACAGCAGAACAGGCGCATGCGCGGACGGGGGAATAACAATAATAACAACAATAACAACCGCAAGGGCCCCAATCCACTGTCGCGTAATTATGAAAGCAATGGTCCGGATGTAAAAATCCGTGGCAATGCGCAACATATTGCAGAAAAATATACGACACTGGCGCGTGACGCTCAGGCATCCGGCGACCGTGTCATGGCTGAAAATTATCTTCAGCACGCGGAACATTACAACCGCATCATTATGGCTGCCATGGCGCAGCAGAACATTCCGTATCAGCGCGAAGAAAACTTTGACAATGATGGCGGCGATGAGGATGAAGGCGGCTTCGTGCCAGCCACTCCTTCTATTGCACCTCAGCCAGTGAACGGTTCGGGCCCGCAACCTGTTATTGAAGGCACGCCTGCCGAAGTCGTTTATGGCGAAGAAGGCAGTGATAATCGTGGAGAAAGCCGCTCCGATAATCGCCAGCACCCGCGTGAAGGTCGTGATCGTCGTTTGGGCCGTGGCCGTCGTCCGCAGCGCGAGCGTTTCAATTCGGAAGAATCATCTGAACAACCAGTTGTTGCAGAGGCTCCAGTAGTTGAGGTTTCTGAGCAGCCAGAACAGCCTGCGGCAGTCATAGAAAAGCCAGTTCGTGCGGAACGCGCTCCAAGGGCTCCGAAGATTGTGGAAGAAGTTGCGCCCGTTGCTGAAAAGCCCGAAGTTGCAGCAGAAGCTCCGGTTGAAGCCGCACCTGAAGAAAAGCCGGTCCGCACCACCCGCCGTCCGGGTCGTCCGCGCCGTGTTCCAAAGGATGAAGTTGCAGAAACCGCAGATTCTGATGCGTAATTGCTGAAACGGCGATATGATTGATTTCAAAATGATGGCGCGGTTTTCCGCGCCATTTTTATTTATGCTTTGATGGCTTTTCTGGTCTTGCCTAACCCTGTTCATCTTCCCATATTTCTTCTTGGATAGTGAGCCAGCCGAATATGGGGGCTCCGTCACCAAAAGTCTTCCAATGCCAGAACGGGTTGGAGGGAAAAGGAGACATTATGAATATTGAAAAATACACTGAACGGGTTCGGGGCTTCATTCAGTCGGCCCAGACATTTGCGCTTTCTTCCAGCAATCAGCAGTTCACGCCTGAACATCTTCTCAAAGTCCTCGTTGACGATGACGAGGGACTTGTCGCGTCGCTGATTGAGCGTGCTGGCGGCCGTATTGCAGATGTGCGTATCGGTTTGCAGGCAGCGTTGGAAAAACTGCCGAAAGTGACCGGCGGTAATGATCAGCTTTATCTTGCGCAGCCATTGGCAAAGGTTTTTACCCTTGCTGAGGAGCTTGCAGCCAAGGCTGGCGACAGCTTTGTGACCGTTGAGCGTTTGCTTACCGCGCTTGCGATCGAAAAATCAGCAAAAACTTCTGAAATTCTTGCTGCTGCCGGTGTCACACCGACCGCGCTCAACAAGGTCATCAATGACATGCGTAAAGGCCGTACAGCCGATTCTGCTTCCGCTGAAAGCAATTATGATGCGCTGAAGAAATATGCGCGCGATCTGACGGAAGATGCGCGTGCGGGCAAGCTTGATCCGGTGATTGGTCGAGACGAAGAAATTCGTCGCACGATTCAGGTTCTGTCACGTCGTACCAAGAATAATCCGGTGCTGATTGGTGAACCAGGCGTTGGTAAGACAGCAATTGCCGAAGGTCTCGCGCTGCGTATCGTCAATGGTGACGTGCCGGAATCACTGAAAGACAAGCAGTTGATGGCGCTTGACATGGGTGCGCTTATTGCCGGGGCAAAATATCGCGGTGAGTTTGAAGAACGTCTGAAAGCCGTGCTTTCGGAAGTACAGACGGCTGCTGGACAGATTATCCTGTTCATCGACGAAATGCATACGCTTGTTGGTGCAGGCAAGTCTGATGGTGCAATGGATGCATCGAACCTTCTCAAGCCTGCGCTGGCACGCGGCGAGTTGCATTGCGTTGGCGCGACCACACTTGAGGAATATCGCAAGTATGTTGAAAAGGACGCGGCCCTTGCACGTCGTTTCCAGCCGGTATTTGTCGATGAGCCAACGGTTGAAGATACAATTTCGATCCTTCGCGGTTTGAAGGAAAAATATGAGCAGCACCACAAGGTCCGTGTCTCCGACTCGGCACTTGTCGCAGCGGCAACTTTGTCTAACCGTTACATCACTGACCGGTTTCTGCCGGATAAGGCGATTGATCTTGTCGATGAGGCTGCATCGCGTTTGCGTATGCAGGTGGATTCAAAGCCAGAAGAACTTGACGAAATCGACCGTCGCGCGATGCAGCTCAAAATCGAGCGTGAAGCACTGAAGGTTGAAACGGATACGGCTTCAAAGGATCGGCTACAGCGTCTCGAAAAAGAATTGACCGATCTGGAAGAAGAATCAGCCGAGCTGACGGCAAAGTGGCAGGCTGAAAAGCAGAAGCTGGGCTTGGCGGCCGATTTGAAACGTCAGCTGGAAGAAGCCCGCAATGCTCTGGCTATCGCACAGCGTAACGGCGAATTTCAGAAGGCGGGTGAACTTGCTTATGGCACCATTCCGCAGCTTGAAAAGCAGCTGGTCGACGCTGAAAGTAACGAGAACAAAGGTTCTCTGCTTGAGGAAACGGTAACACCGGATCACGTTGGGCAGATTGTGTCTCGTTGGACTGGCATTCCTGTCGAACGGATGCTGGAAGGTGAACGCGAAAAGCTTCTGCGCATGGAAGATGAACTGGCAAAGCGGGTCGTCGGTCAGGGCGAGGCGGTTCAGGCTGTTTCCAAGGCGGTGCGTCGTGCGCGTGCGGGTCTTCAGGATCCGAACCGGCCGATCGGCTCGTTCATCTTCCTTGGACCAACAGGTGTGGGTAAGACCGAGCTGACAAAGGCGCTGGCTTCTTTCCTGTTTCAGGACGACACGGCGATGGTTCGCATCGACATGTCGGAATTCATGGAAAAGCATTCTGTAAGCCGCCTCATTGGTGCACCTCCCGGCTATGTCGGTTATGAAGAAGGTGGTGTGCTGACGGAATCTGTAAGGCGCAGGCCATATCAGGTGATCCTGTTCGATGAGATCGAAAAGGCACATCCAGATGTGTTCAACGTGTTGCTCCAGGTTCTTGATGATGGTCGCCTGACCGACGGTCAGGGTCGTACAGTCGATTTCCGCAATACGGTCATCATCATGACCTCGAATCTTGGCGCTGAATATCTCGTCAATCTCGGGGAGAATGACGATGTCGAGAGCGTTCGTGATGAGGTGATGGGTGTCGTACGGGCTTCGTTCCGTCCGGAATTCCTGAATCGTGTTGATGAAATCATCCTCTTCCACAGGCTCCGCCGCGAGGACATGGGCTCAATTGTTGATATTCAGCTCAAGCGTTTGCAGTCTCTGCTGCATGATCGCAAAATTACGCTGGAACTTGAAGACGATGCTCGCGAATGGCTGGCAAACAAAGGATACGATCCGGCTTATGGTGCCCGCCCATTGAAGCGGGTCATCCAGAAGGAAGTTCAGGACCCGTTGGCTGAACGTATCTTACTTGGCGATATTCTTGACGGTTCCATCGTGAAGATACTGCCTGGTTCGGATCGGCTTAACTTTCGTCCCATCCGCGTGATGGGCGAAGGGGAGCCAGTGAAGGAAGACGAAAAGGCTTAAACCTTTATCGACATTGACAGAAAAAAGCCGTTGTCACTCGACAACGGCTTTTTTCATTAACCATCCGGTTTCAAGGCCATCTTCATGTCCAGTTCATCTGACATTTGCTGTTATTGAGTAATTAATTGTTAACCATATAGTTGCATCCCTTAACCTAAAGTAATTCAGGGTTTCTTGTATGTCGCATCTCTTACGCATGCTTCGCTTCGGATTGTTTGGTTCTGCAATCATTCTTGCAGCAGGTGGTTCTGCCTTTGCGGATGATCGCGATGCGACCCAACCGATACAGTTGGCACAGCTTTTCGACTGGGGGCATGATCGTGGCCGAGATCGTGGTGTGCGCGTTTACACGGATGAGTATGGCCGTCAGGTGACTATTGATCGCCGCGGGCGTGTTCTGAATATCGAAGACCCTCGTGATTCAGGACGTTATGCAAGCGGTGGCCGGCAGGATGGTGGCTGGTTTGATGGACCAGTTGGCGGTGGTGCACCCTATGACGGTTTCGGCAACGTGCCGGAAGACCCCAATTATTATCCGGAAGCACCGGCTGCTCCGGGTTATGATTATAACCGTGACGGTCAGGTGCAGCGTTCGGAATTACCTCCGGCGGGTACCGAATATCCTGATACGGAATCACCGACAGCCAGCATCAATCGCGATCCCGGCTATGCGCAGCCTTCAACGCAGCCGCATGCCATACCGAATACTCACGATATGACACCTGCTATTGAAATGCCGAAAGGGCAGGGGGCAAAGCAAAAGATCGCGGCCTATCAAGTTTTGCTGGATCGTGCTGGCGCATCTCCGGGCGTGATTGATGGCCGCTCGGGCAGCAATGTCGATAAAGCTGCGGCTGCCTATAGTGAGATGACAGGCAAGTTCCTTAACCCAACTGATGAAGCTGCGATTGATGCCGAATTGCAGGCAACCGGGGGGCCAGCTTTCACCGAGTATACGATCACCAATGAGGATGTTGGACGGCAATATGTAGCTTCTATTCCCGATGATTACGCGCATAAGGCTCAGCTTCCGGCTATGGCCTACACATCGGTTACGGAAATGCTTGGCGAGAAATTTCATATCGACGAGGCTTATCTCAAAGAAATTAATCCCGGCGTGAACTTCAATCAGCCGGGTTCCATTGTGAAGGTTCCGAACCTTGGCAAGCCTGTCCGTGCAAAGGTCGCGCGGATTATAGCAGATAAGGCTCGCAAGCAGGTTCGGGGGTATGATGAGAATGGCAAGCTCGTTGTTGCCTATCCCTCAACAATCGGCTCGTCTGATACGCCGTCACCTTCCGGTATTGTGCAGGTACAGCGCATCGCGATAAACCCGAATTACACTTATAATCCGAAGCTCAATTTCAAACAGGGCAATAATGACAAGGTTCTGACCATTCCGCCGGGTCCAAACGGCCCTGTCGGTACAGTCTGGATTGCGCTTTCGAAACCTACCTACGGTATTCATGGAACGCCTGAACCATCACGCATCGGCAAGACATCCAGCCATGGCTGCGTGCGTTTGACCAATTGGGATGCAGAAGAATTGGCCAAGCTTGTAAAAGCGGGCGTAACCGTTGAATTCACGGAATAGCCCCGGCGGAAAATAACGCTAGAAAGCAAAGCACCCAAAAATCAGTTCCGATTTTTGGGTGCTTTTATGTTTCTAAATCTAATAGCGGATAAATCAATTAGCTCTTTGTCGCTCCAGTCGAGGCGAGCTTTGTGCCTGTATCATCTGTGCTTAGAAGTGTATCGATGCGATCACGTTCTTGGATAAAAGCTTCAAGCTCCGCACCCCTAAGAGCTTTATTGTCTGGCAAGCGAATTCGAAGCGGGTCAACTTTGGTGCCGTTTACGATAAGTTCGTAATGAAGGTGCGGTCCGGTTGAAAGGCCAGTTGAACCGACATAACCAATGACTTGTCCCTGACGCACACGCTGTCCGGCGCTTACGCCACGGGCAATGGCGTTCTGATGGCTATAGCTACTAACATAACCGTTTGCATGGCGAATCAGAGTCTGATTGCCATAGCCATTTGTCCACCCCGCTTTTTCGACAACACCGTTGCCCGAAGCAATGATTGGCGTTCCGCGCGGAGCAGCCCAGTCAACACCTGTGTGCATGCGACTATAGCCAAGAATTGGATGTCTGCGCATACCGAAAGGAGAACGGAAGACACCGTTGGGAACAGGATTGCGCAGCAGGAATTGCTTGGCGCTCTTTCCTTCTTCATTAAAATAGTCAACGCTACCGTCTGGTGCCTGATAGCGGTAAAACTTACGCGTTGTGCCACTGAAGTTAGCGGCTACGTAAAGAAGCTGGGAATCGCCATCAGGTTTGTCAGGGTCGTCCGGCAGTGAGAAAAAGGCACTTATCTTATCATTTTGCGTAAGTCGCGCTTGTAAATCAACGTCCGCCGCAAGCATTTTCACGAGT harbors:
- the ptsP gene encoding phosphoenolpyruvate--protein phosphotransferase translates to MRDLTTGPRVLLKRLRELMAEPLEPQERLDRIVREIAQNMVAEVCSFYILRADGVLELYATEGLNPQSVHLAQLRLGQGLVGTIAASARPLNLTDAQSHPAFAYLPETGEEAYNSFLGVPVLRAGRTLGVLVVQNQTKRAYREDEVEALETTAMVLAEIIATGDGLRLARPGIELDLGRPMSVTGNALNDGIGLGHVVLHEPRIVVTNLFNEDSQAELTRLETALGSLRISIDDMLSRRDVAVEGEHREVLEAYRMFAHDRGWVRRLEEAIHNGLTAEAAVEKVQSDTRARMVHLTDPYMRERLSDFDDLANRLLRQLMGRDVKTIAESLAKDAIIVARTMGAAELLDYPRERLRGVVLEDGAATSHVVIVARAMGIPVVGQAKGAVSMAENNDAAIVDGDEGIVHLRPQTDVETAYAEKVRFRARRQALYRESRDKPALTKDGVDISLLMNAGLLVDLPQLSASGAAGIGLFRTELQFMVASTFPRAEQQERLYRSVIEAAGNKPVTFRTLDIGGDKVLPYFRATGQEENPALGWRAIRLTLDRPGLLRTQLRALLKAAGGRELKIMLPMVTEVSEVKAAREIIDREVRHLSRFAHTLPLNLKLGAMIEVPALLWQLDELMSLVDFVSVGSNDLFQFLMAVDRGNSLISGRFDQLSPAFLRTLRHIVDAGNRHGKPVTLCGEMAGRPLTAMALIGLGFRSISMSAASIGPVKAMLAALDVSELNALLNDKLDKPNGAHSLRELLLQFAEDNDIPL
- the prfA gene encoding peptide chain release factor 1; translated protein: MTALPQDRMDQLLKRFSMIESQMANNPDSATYVKLASEYSELQDVVGKIRELTDARNEARDLTAMRDDASTDAEMRALAVEELPEVEKRIETLEQEVQILLLPKDAADEKNAILEIRAGTGGLEAALFAGDLFRMYERFAAEKGWRVELVSASDGDAGGFKEIIATVSGKGVFSKLKFESGVHRVQRVPETEAGGRIHTSAATVAVLPEAEDIDIEIRNEDIRIDTMRASGAGGQHVNTTDSAVRITHIPTGIMVVQAEKSQHQNRARAMQILRARLYDMERQKAESERSESRRSQVGSGDRSERIRTYNFPQGRVTDHRINLTLYKLDRVMMGELDELVDALISDHQTALLMELGENA
- the prmC gene encoding peptide chain release factor N(5)-glutamine methyltransferase, translating into MSGERLDQLISSSRKRLRAAGVDTPDLDAQLLVEWATGATRLDLISWPEKLIDEAKVIQLNDALERRITGEPVHRIIGLREFYGLPFRLSPETLEPRPDTEALVELVSPYLYKLIEHHSQAVMLDMGTGTGAIAISLLHKFEKLNGVGLDVADGALAMARINAAANGVSQRFAALKSDWFANVSGKFHLIVSNPPYIPSKEIEDLSREVREHDPMAALDGGVDGLDFYRALASGAHAYLYDDGMIAVEIGAGQFDDVCAIFESADFHLTDVASDLSGHRRAMVFIHQAVAGV
- a CDS encoding DUF4167 domain-containing protein → MRPAQQNRRMRGRGNNNNNNNNNRKGPNPLSRNYESNGPDVKIRGNAQHIAEKYTTLARDAQASGDRVMAENYLQHAEHYNRIIMAAMAQQNIPYQREENFDNDGGDEDEGGFVPATPSIAPQPVNGSGPQPVIEGTPAEVVYGEEGSDNRGESRSDNRQHPREGRDRRLGRGRRPQRERFNSEESSEQPVVAEAPVVEVSEQPEQPAAVIEKPVRAERAPRAPKIVEEVAPVAEKPEVAAEAPVEAAPEEKPVRTTRRPGRPRRVPKDEVAETADSDA
- the clpB gene encoding ATP-dependent chaperone ClpB — translated: MNIEKYTERVRGFIQSAQTFALSSSNQQFTPEHLLKVLVDDDEGLVASLIERAGGRIADVRIGLQAALEKLPKVTGGNDQLYLAQPLAKVFTLAEELAAKAGDSFVTVERLLTALAIEKSAKTSEILAAAGVTPTALNKVINDMRKGRTADSASAESNYDALKKYARDLTEDARAGKLDPVIGRDEEIRRTIQVLSRRTKNNPVLIGEPGVGKTAIAEGLALRIVNGDVPESLKDKQLMALDMGALIAGAKYRGEFEERLKAVLSEVQTAAGQIILFIDEMHTLVGAGKSDGAMDASNLLKPALARGELHCVGATTLEEYRKYVEKDAALARRFQPVFVDEPTVEDTISILRGLKEKYEQHHKVRVSDSALVAAATLSNRYITDRFLPDKAIDLVDEAASRLRMQVDSKPEELDEIDRRAMQLKIEREALKVETDTASKDRLQRLEKELTDLEEESAELTAKWQAEKQKLGLAADLKRQLEEARNALAIAQRNGEFQKAGELAYGTIPQLEKQLVDAESNENKGSLLEETVTPDHVGQIVSRWTGIPVERMLEGEREKLLRMEDELAKRVVGQGEAVQAVSKAVRRARAGLQDPNRPIGSFIFLGPTGVGKTELTKALASFLFQDDTAMVRIDMSEFMEKHSVSRLIGAPPGYVGYEEGGVLTESVRRRPYQVILFDEIEKAHPDVFNVLLQVLDDGRLTDGQGRTVDFRNTVIIMTSNLGAEYLVNLGENDDVESVRDEVMGVVRASFRPEFLNRVDEIILFHRLRREDMGSIVDIQLKRLQSLLHDRKITLELEDDAREWLANKGYDPAYGARPLKRVIQKEVQDPLAERILLGDILDGSIVKILPGSDRLNFRPIRVMGEGEPVKEDEKA
- a CDS encoding L,D-transpeptidase, yielding MSHLLRMLRFGLFGSAIILAAGGSAFADDRDATQPIQLAQLFDWGHDRGRDRGVRVYTDEYGRQVTIDRRGRVLNIEDPRDSGRYASGGRQDGGWFDGPVGGGAPYDGFGNVPEDPNYYPEAPAAPGYDYNRDGQVQRSELPPAGTEYPDTESPTASINRDPGYAQPSTQPHAIPNTHDMTPAIEMPKGQGAKQKIAAYQVLLDRAGASPGVIDGRSGSNVDKAAAAYSEMTGKFLNPTDEAAIDAELQATGGPAFTEYTITNEDVGRQYVASIPDDYAHKAQLPAMAYTSVTEMLGEKFHIDEAYLKEINPGVNFNQPGSIVKVPNLGKPVRAKVARIIADKARKQVRGYDENGKLVVAYPSTIGSSDTPSPSGIVQVQRIAINPNYTYNPKLNFKQGNNDKVLTIPPGPNGPVGTVWIALSKPTYGIHGTPEPSRIGKTSSHGCVRLTNWDAEELAKLVKAGVTVEFTE